The Bradyrhizobium sp. LLZ17 genomic sequence CGCGGCCGGTCCGACGGCAGCGCCGGCGCGGTCTCGTCGATCATCGCCAGCATCACGGCCTGCGGCTCGCCGACGGCGAGGCCGCCGATCGCATAGCCGTGGAATCCGATCTCGACCAGGCCCTCGGCACTTGCATGACGAAGCTGCGGCAGGTCGCCGCCCTGCACGATACCGAACAGCATGTAGCCGTCCGGCGCGCTTTCGAAGGCGCGCTTGCTGCGTTCGGCCCAGCGCAGCGACAGTCGCATCGCGCGCTCGATGTCGTCGCGTTCGGCCGGCAACCGCACGCATTCGTCCATCTGCATGGCGATGTCGGAGCCGAGGAAACGCTGGACCTCGATCGAGCGCTCCGGCGACAGTTCGACCTTGGCGCCGTCGATATGCGAACGGAACGTGACGGCGTTCTCGGTGACCTTGCGCAGATCCGACAGCGACATCACCTGGAAGCCGCCGGAATCCGTGAGCATCGGTCCGTTCCAGCCGGTGAATGTCTGCAAGCCCCCGAGCGCATGGATGCGCTCCGCGCCCGGACGCAGCATCAGATGATAGGTATTGCCGAGCACGATGTCGGCGCCGGCGTCGCGGACCTCGCGCCAGTGCATGCCCTTCATGGCGCCGGCGGTGCCGACCGGCATGAAGGCCGGGGTTCGCACCACACCGTGCGGCGTGGTCAGGCGGCCGGTGCGCGCGGCGCCGTCGGTGGCGAGCAGTTCGAAATGATTGGGAACGGTCATGGCGGTGCTTATTGCGTGTCGGGCGGGGCCGATCAACCGCCCAGTTCGTTGCCCGCCGGCGCCCTGCTCGCCCTCGGCCGGACACAATCCGGCCGCGGCAACACCGCTTGTAAAACAAAACGACACCGTATAGTTCTAGCTGCGGGGCAGGATGGGAATGTCGACGCGGGCGCGAACGCCGGCGGCGGCGCGTAGCGTGTGCGGTGACTGACGGCGAATGCCTTCCCCTTTTGTTGAGACTCGATCGATCCCCTTCCTCAGCCGGATGGGGCGAACAGGCCTTCGCCTGCTCGGAGCGGCTGCCCTCGCGTGCAGCTTCACGCTCGGCGCCTGCACGTCGCTGCCCCGCACGCCCTACACCGCGGCCGATGCCAGCAGTTCGCGCGTGCTCGATATCGATGGCTTGAGGCGCTACACCGACGAGCCCATCACCAGATTCAGCTTCCCTGTGATCCGGAGCTATCTGGCGCTCTCCGGCGGCGGCGCCGACGGGGCCTACGGTGCCGGCGTGCTCAATGGCTGGAGCGCGGCCGGCACGCGCCCCGCCTTCTCGGTCGTCTCGGGCGTGAGCACCGGCGGTCTGATCGCGCCGTTTGCATTTCTCGGGTCGCAATATGACGACACGCTGAAGGAGGTCTACACCAGCGGCATCGCCGAAAGCCTTCTGAATGATCCCAGCATCATGCGCGTGCTGTTCGGCTCCGGCCTGTTCGGCAACAAGCGGTTGCGCGAGCTGGTGGCGCGCTATGTCGGGCCGGAGATCCTGGAGCAGGTCGCTCGCGAAAATGCCAAGGGGCGACGATTGCTGGTGGTGACGACCGACCTCGACACCCAGCGAACCGCCATCTGGGACATGGGCAAGATCGCCGCGGTCGGCACGCCGGAGGCGCTCAAACTGTTTCGCGACGTGATGGCGGCGTCCGCCAGCATTCCGCTGGTGTTTCCCCCGATCCTGATCGAAGCCGAAGGCCAGGGCCACCGGTTTCAGGAGATGCATGTCGACGGCGGCGTGACGGCGCCCGTTCTGACGCTGCCGGAGGCCCTGCTCTTCCAGGGCCGCCTGCCCGGCACCGCGAAGATGGACATCTACATTCTCGTCAACAAAAAGAT encodes the following:
- the tgt gene encoding tRNA guanosine(34) transglycosylase Tgt; the encoded protein is MTVPNHFELLATDGAARTGRLTTPHGVVRTPAFMPVGTAGAMKGMHWREVRDAGADIVLGNTYHLMLRPGAERIHALGGLQTFTGWNGPMLTDSGGFQVMSLSDLRKVTENAVTFRSHIDGAKVELSPERSIEVQRFLGSDIAMQMDECVRLPAERDDIERAMRLSLRWAERSKRAFESAPDGYMLFGIVQGGDLPQLRHASAEGLVEIGFHGYAIGGLAVGEPQAVMLAMIDETAPALPSDRPRYLMGVGTPDDMLEAVKRGIDMFDCVMPTRNGRHGVAFTRFGQVNLRNARHADDPRPLDEESSWPSARNYARAYLHHLVKAGETLGAMLLSEINIAYYQLLMQGIRDAIAHGTFEEFYQRTREDWARGDIAPR
- a CDS encoding patatin-like phospholipase family protein, with the translated sequence MGRTGLRLLGAAALACSFTLGACTSLPRTPYTAADASSSRVLDIDGLRRYTDEPITRFSFPVIRSYLALSGGGADGAYGAGVLNGWSAAGTRPAFSVVSGVSTGGLIAPFAFLGSQYDDTLKEVYTSGIAESLLNDPSIMRVLFGSGLFGNKRLRELVARYVGPEILEQVARENAKGRRLLVVTTDLDTQRTAIWDMGKIAAVGTPEALKLFRDVMAASASIPLVFPPILIEAEGQGHRFQEMHVDGGVTAPVLTLPEALLFQGRLPGTAKMDIYILVNKKIERNFELVANSTIDVASRSLSSITQSQTRSIIFSTYDFARRNRLGFHLSYIQRDYPAPPSEGFDTAYMRALYQYGYEKAAAGQAWISTLP